In Streptococcus oralis, a single window of DNA contains:
- the rpsO gene encoding 30S ribosomal protein S15, translating into MAISKEKKNEIIAQYARHEGDTGSVEVQVAVLTWEINHLNEHIKQHKKDHATYRGLMKKIGRRRNLLAYLRKNDVNRYRELINSLGLRR; encoded by the coding sequence ATGGCAATCTCAAAAGAGAAAAAAAATGAAATCATCGCACAATATGCACGTCACGAAGGTGATACAGGTTCAGTAGAGGTTCAAGTTGCTGTCCTTACTTGGGAAATCAACCACCTTAACGAACACATCAAACAACACAAAAAAGACCACGCTACTTACCGTGGATTGATGAAGAAAATCGGTCGCCGTCGTAACTTGCTTGCATACTTGCGTAAAAACGACGTTAACCGTTACCGTGAGTTGATCAACTCTCTAGGACTTCGTCGCTAA
- a CDS encoding ZmpA/ZmpB/ZmpC family metallo-endopeptidase — protein MKKFFGEKQHRFSLRKLAIGLVSASISSLFFVSIASSGTVFAQENAAVHYKYVTDTELSSQEKDLIVKDIPKIAEDSESTYYLVYRMDEKAQLGQLPNTGGQNSLTSVLTGGALASIGLLIFVVSKKKGKKKALLNVILVTGMSSGLASSVQAIENQLLLQYNQEYQLSQGDSLPLPRALSGYTYLGYIKQDKDASLLETAARDQKLDYTVQPHFQANEGGQRAGDEQKAPSPTLPAEKPIPSQDSSNQNPSGLASVDPQDEVLAGRVNKPELRYKEQEIETKLDVPEVVQENPDLAEGTIHVKQEGRAGKKIELVRIFTVENQEISREVLSTKVEEALPRIVEKGTKKAVAPSEAPQSARKGEPETQAPLPEYTGEQAGAVVAPETAERPEYTGTQARAVVEPEQVAPLPEYQGTQAGAIVEPEKVEPEVGGVQSGALVEPETTDKPAYTGEQSGAIVEPEKVPSTQEYTGTQAGAIVAPETAEKPEYTGTQSGAIVEPETQSSLPEYKGEQAGAIVEPEQVAPLPEYTGNTEQVKPETPTEKPKEKDPEKTLELRNVSDLELYSQTNGTYKQHVSLDGVPSNPDTYFVKVKSSSFKDVYLPVTSITAETKDGQPVYKITAKAEKLQQELENKYVDNFTFYLAKKAREETTTFTSFSNLVKAINQNLSGTYHLAASLNANEVELEPEAKSYIKGIFTGQLIGEKDGKQYAIYNLKKPLFETLNGATVEKLSLKNVSISGKDDIGSLAYEARNGTKIKQVHVDGVLAGERGIGGLLAKADQSSITESSFKGRIINTYETTAAYNIGGLVGHLTGDKALLTKSKATVAISSNTNSSDQTVGGLAGLVDQDAQIQDSYAEGDINNAKHFGRVAGVAGYLWDRKTNEEQHAGRLTNVLSDVNVTNGNAITGYHYNEMKVKDTFSSKANRVYNVTLVKDEVVSKESFEERGTMLDASQIESKKVAINPLTLPTVEPLSTSGKKDSDFSKVAHYQAKRALAYKNIEKLLPFYNKATIVKYGNLVNENSLLYQKELLSAVMMKDDQVITDIISNKQTANKLLLHYKDHSSEKLNLQYQADFAKLAEYSLGNTGLLYTPNQFLYDQSSIIKQVLHDLQKVDYRSETIRKTLGISPKVEQTELYLEDQFAKTKEHLEDSLKKLLSADAGLAGDNSVTKGYLVDKIKRNKEALLLGLTYLERWYNFSYGQVNVKDLVLYHLDFFGKGNASPLDTLIELGKSGFNNLLAKNNVDTYGISLASQHGTTDLFSTLEHYRKVFLPEKSNNDWFKSETKAYIVEEKSTIKEVKAKQGLVGTKYSIGVYDRITSATWKYRNMVLPLLTLPEKSVFVISTMSSLGFGAYDRYRNSEHKAGKNLNDFVEENARETAKRQRDHYDYWYRILDEQSREKLYRTILIYDAYKFGDDTTSGKATLEAKFDSSNPAMKNFFGPVGNKVVHNQHGAYATGDGVYYMSYRMLDKDGAITYTHEMTHDSDQDIYLGGYGRRSGLGPEFFAKGLLQAPDQPSDATITINSILKHSKSDSTEGSRLQVLDPTERFQNAADLQNYVHNMFDIIYMLEYLEGQSIVNKLNVYQKMAALRKIENKYVKDPADGNEVYATNVVKELTEAEAQNLNSFESLIDHNILSSREYQTGDYERNGYYTIKLFAPIFSALSSEKGTPGDLMGRRIAYELLAAKGFKDGMVPYISNQYEEAAKQKGKTINLYGKERGLVTDDLVLDKVFEGKYASWAAFKKAMYKERVDQFENLKQVTFKDPTKPWPSYATKTINRVSELQALMDQAVLQDAVAPRWSDYKPEIDSAVHKLKRAIFKAYLDQTNDFRTSIFKK, from the coding sequence ATGAAAAAGTTTTTTGGAGAGAAGCAGCATCGTTTCTCCTTACGAAAATTAGCAATTGGACTTGTATCAGCTTCGATTTCAAGCCTATTTTTTGTGTCCATTGCGAGTAGTGGAACCGTATTTGCTCAAGAAAATGCAGCTGTTCACTACAAATATGTGACGGATACAGAGCTAAGTAGTCAAGAGAAGGACTTGATTGTAAAGGACATTCCTAAAATTGCGGAAGATAGTGAGAGCACCTATTATCTAGTCTACCGTATGGATGAGAAAGCCCAACTAGGTCAGTTGCCCAATACAGGTGGGCAGAATAGCCTTACTAGTGTTTTAACTGGTGGAGCCTTGGCTTCGATTGGCCTTCTTATTTTTGTTGTATCGAAAAAGAAAGGCAAAAAGAAAGCTCTCTTGAATGTGATTTTGGTAACGGGGATGAGCAGTGGTTTGGCTTCTTCAGTTCAGGCTATCGAAAATCAACTTTTACTCCAGTATAATCAGGAATACCAATTATCCCAAGGAGATAGTCTGCCCTTGCCACGCGCCTTATCGGGTTATACCTACCTAGGCTATATTAAGCAAGACAAGGACGCTAGTCTGCTAGAAACTGCTGCTAGGGATCAGAAACTTGACTATACTGTTCAACCTCATTTCCAAGCAAACGAAGGTGGGCAAAGGGCAGGAGATGAGCAGAAAGCTCCATCTCCTACACTCCCTGCTGAAAAACCAATCCCTTCTCAAGATTCATCCAATCAAAATCCGTCTGGTCTTGCGAGTGTGGATCCTCAGGATGAAGTCTTGGCTGGTCGCGTGAACAAACCAGAACTCCGATACAAAGAGCAAGAAATTGAAACTAAACTAGATGTTCCAGAAGTGGTTCAAGAAAATCCAGATCTAGCAGAGGGAACCATCCATGTCAAACAAGAAGGTCGTGCTGGGAAGAAGATTGAGCTTGTTCGCATTTTCACGGTTGAAAACCAAGAAATTTCTAGGGAAGTTCTCTCAACTAAAGTAGAAGAAGCATTGCCACGTATAGTAGAGAAAGGGACTAAGAAGGCAGTTGCTCCGAGTGAAGCACCTCAGTCTGCAAGAAAAGGAGAGCCTGAGACTCAGGCTCCATTACCAGAATATACAGGCGAGCAAGCGGGAGCGGTTGTAGCCCCAGAAACAGCTGAAAGACCAGAATATACAGGCACCCAAGCAAGAGCAGTCGTTGAACCCGAGCAAGTCGCTCCACTACCTGAGTATCAGGGAACTCAAGCTGGTGCCATCGTTGAACCGGAAAAAGTTGAGCCAGAGGTTGGGGGTGTCCAGTCTGGGGCTTTGGTGGAACCAGAAACGACTGACAAACCAGCCTATACAGGTGAGCAGTCTGGAGCAATCGTAGAGCCTGAAAAGGTACCATCGACACAAGAGTATACAGGAACTCAAGCTGGAGCGATTGTAGCTCCTGAAACAGCTGAAAAACCAGAGTATACAGGCACTCAATCAGGTGCCATTGTTGAACCTGAGACTCAATCTTCCTTACCAGAATATAAAGGTGAGCAAGCAGGAGCCATCGTTGAACCGGAACAAGTCGCTCCTCTTCCAGAATATACTGGCAATACCGAGCAAGTAAAACCGGAAACTCCGACAGAAAAACCAAAAGAAAAAGACCCAGAGAAGACGCTTGAGCTAAGAAACGTTTCGGATCTGGAGTTGTATAGTCAGACCAATGGTACTTACAAACAACACGTTTCTTTAGACGGTGTCCCAAGTAATCCAGACACTTACTTTGTCAAGGTTAAATCTTCGTCGTTTAAAGATGTCTATCTACCAGTCACTTCAATAACGGCAGAAACGAAAGATGGTCAGCCAGTTTATAAAATCACAGCCAAGGCTGAGAAACTCCAGCAAGAGCTAGAAAATAAATATGTTGATAATTTCACCTTCTACCTAGCTAAGAAAGCTAGAGAGGAAACGACAACCTTTACTTCCTTTAGCAACCTAGTCAAAGCTATCAACCAGAATCTCTCTGGAACCTATCATTTAGCAGCTAGTTTGAATGCCAACGAAGTGGAGTTGGAGCCTGAAGCTAAATCCTACATCAAGGGCATCTTTACTGGTCAGTTGATCGGTGAAAAAGATGGCAAGCAGTATGCTATTTACAACTTGAAAAAACCACTGTTTGAAACTTTGAATGGCGCCACAGTAGAAAAGCTGAGCCTAAAAAATGTCTCCATTTCAGGGAAAGATGACATCGGTTCACTGGCCTATGAAGCTCGGAATGGCACAAAGATTAAACAAGTTCATGTCGATGGTGTTCTAGCAGGTGAACGTGGTATCGGTGGTTTGCTGGCTAAGGCTGATCAATCAAGCATCACAGAGAGCAGTTTCAAGGGAAGAATTATCAACACGTATGAGACGACTGCTGCCTATAATATCGGTGGTCTGGTCGGTCATTTGACAGGTGACAAGGCTTTACTTACTAAGTCAAAAGCGACAGTAGCCATTTCGTCCAACACAAATAGTTCAGATCAGACAGTGGGTGGTCTTGCAGGTCTAGTAGATCAGGATGCACAAATCCAAGATAGCTATGCTGAAGGCGATATTAACAATGCCAAGCACTTTGGTAGAGTCGCGGGAGTAGCAGGCTATTTGTGGGATCGAAAAACTAATGAGGAACAGCATGCTGGAAGATTGACCAATGTTCTCAGTGATGTCAATGTAACCAACGGGAATGCCATTACCGGTTACCACTATAATGAAATGAAGGTGAAGGACACATTTAGCAGTAAGGCCAACAGAGTCTACAATGTCACCTTAGTCAAGGATGAGGTCGTCAGCAAGGAATCCTTTGAAGAAAGAGGAACAATGCTAGATGCTTCTCAAATCGAAAGCAAAAAAGTAGCCATTAATCCTCTCACTCTACCAACAGTGGAGCCCCTCTCAACAAGTGGCAAAAAAGACAGTGATTTTTCTAAGGTGGCTCATTATCAAGCTAAGCGCGCCTTGGCTTATAAAAATATTGAAAAATTGCTACCTTTCTACAACAAGGCAACCATCGTCAAATACGGAAATCTGGTCAATGAGAACAGTCTTTTATATCAAAAAGAACTCTTGTCAGCAGTCATGATGAAGGATGACCAAGTCATCACAGATATTATTTCTAACAAACAGACTGCAAACAAACTCTTGCTTCACTACAAGGACCATTCATCTGAGAAGCTCAATCTCCAGTACCAGGCTGATTTCGCCAAATTAGCGGAATATAGTCTAGGAAATACGGGTCTTCTCTATACACCAAACCAATTCCTGTATGACCAAAGCTCTATCATCAAACAAGTCTTACATGACTTACAAAAGGTTGACTACCGCTCAGAAACAATCAGAAAGACACTCGGTATTTCTCCAAAAGTCGAGCAGACTGAGCTCTACCTAGAAGATCAGTTCGCCAAAACAAAGGAACATCTGGAAGACAGTTTGAAGAAACTCTTGTCAGCAGATGCTGGACTGGCTGGTGATAACTCAGTTACCAAGGGCTATCTTGTAGATAAAATCAAGCGCAACAAAGAAGCCTTGCTACTTGGCTTGACCTATCTAGAACGTTGGTATAACTTCAGTTATGGTCAGGTAAACGTCAAAGACCTGGTTCTGTACCATCTGGACTTCTTTGGTAAGGGGAATGCTTCACCACTAGATACTCTGATTGAGTTAGGTAAATCTGGCTTTAACAACCTTCTAGCTAAGAATAATGTCGATACTTATGGTATCAGTCTTGCCAGTCAACATGGAACGACAGATTTGTTTAGCACTTTAGAACATTACCGAAAAGTCTTTCTACCAGAGAAAAGCAACAATGACTGGTTTAAATCAGAGACTAAGGCCTACATCGTCGAAGAAAAATCCACTATCAAAGAGGTAAAAGCGAAACAAGGACTAGTTGGCACCAAGTATTCTATCGGTGTTTATGATCGCATCACAAGTGCCACATGGAAATACCGCAATATGGTCTTGCCTCTCCTAACCTTGCCAGAAAAATCAGTCTTTGTCATCTCGACCATGTCTAGCCTAGGATTTGGAGCCTATGATCGCTACCGCAATAGTGAGCATAAAGCGGGCAAGAATCTCAATGATTTTGTTGAAGAAAATGCGCGTGAAACAGCCAAACGCCAGCGAGATCACTACGATTATTGGTATCGTATTTTAGATGAACAATCACGTGAAAAACTCTATCGTACCATCTTGATTTATGATGCTTATAAGTTTGGTGATGACACAACCTCAGGAAAAGCTACATTGGAGGCTAAGTTTGATAGTTCCAATCCAGCCATGAAGAATTTCTTTGGACCAGTTGGCAATAAGGTAGTTCACAACCAGCATGGAGCCTACGCTACAGGGGATGGCGTCTACTATATGTCTTACCGTATGCTGGACAAGGATGGAGCCATTACATATACCCATGAGATGACCCATGATTCGGATCAGGATATTTACCTTGGCGGCTATGGTCGAAGAAGCGGCTTGGGACCAGAGTTCTTTGCAAAAGGTTTATTGCAAGCGCCTGACCAACCAAGTGACGCAACCATTACCATCAATTCTATCTTGAAACACTCAAAATCAGATAGTACAGAAGGCTCCCGTCTGCAAGTCTTAGATCCGACAGAGAGATTCCAAAACGCAGCAGATCTTCAGAACTATGTCCACAACATGTTTGACATTATCTACATGCTAGAATATCTCGAAGGACAATCAATCGTCAACAAACTGAATGTTTACCAGAAAATGGCGGCTCTCAGAAAAATTGAGAACAAGTATGTGAAAGATCCAGCAGATGGAAATGAGGTTTACGCCACTAACGTAGTCAAAGAATTGACAGAAGCAGAGGCCCAAAACTTGAATAGTTTTGAAAGTTTGATTGACCACAACATCTTATCATCTCGTGAGTACCAGACTGGCGACTATGAACGAAATGGCTACTATACCATTAAACTCTTTGCCCCAATCTTTTCAGCTCTCAGCAGTGAGAAAGGCACGCCAGGGGACCTTATGGGGCGTAGGATTGCTTACGAACTTTTGGCTGCCAAAGGCTTTAAGGATGGAATGGTACCTTATATCTCCAACCAATATGAAGAAGCTGCCAAACAAAAAGGTAAAACCATCAATCTCTATGGTAAAGAACGCGGATTGGTGACAGATGATCTTGTATTGGACAAGGTATTTGAAGGCAAGTATGCATCTTGGGCTGCCTTTAAGAAAGCCATGTATAAAGAACGTGTGGATCAGTTTGAAAACTTGAAACAAGTGACCTTTAAAGATCCGACAAAACCATGGCCAAGCTATGCGACCAAGACCATCAATCGTGTGAGTGAATTGCAGGCCCTTATGGACCAAGCTGTGCTACAGGATGCAGTGGCTCCTCGTTGGAGTGACTATAAGCCAGAGATTGACAGTGCAGTTCATAAGTTGAAGAGAGCAATCTTTAAAGCTTATCTTGACCAAACAAACGACTTCAGAACCTCTATTTTTAAGAAATAA
- a CDS encoding ABC transporter substrate-binding protein has translation MKKTLSILLVTVATLTMTACGNTTTEKTTTQSSTETSQKASTETTYPLTVKTYDAKGNEVEQVFDKAPEKVITNNLSTTEILLELGLKDKIAGMLNPDNAVTDKYKDAIATIPQIGDKKTVSQETVLSYEPDAVMGRNMMFSEKSLGTVSTWNENKIPVYTQKASLSTIQQDLGNIVEDVKNLGMIFNVQDKANEYAAQLQAKIDAVKKANPESQGEKKKALIMVAYNDETFGAYKSALQESLLNQLGYTNVATGTSGLTLENLVSMDPELIIYVTSDRNKKLDTNAVELMKANEVLENVPAIKNQKIMTISYDELMDYGPAVIDSLEKINDFINK, from the coding sequence ATGAAAAAAACACTAAGCATTTTACTCGTAACAGTAGCTACCCTAACTATGACAGCTTGTGGCAATACTACTACAGAAAAAACTACCACACAGTCTAGTACAGAAACAAGTCAAAAGGCCAGCACAGAGACGACTTATCCACTTACGGTCAAAACCTATGATGCTAAGGGAAATGAAGTCGAACAAGTCTTTGATAAGGCACCTGAAAAAGTTATCACCAACAATCTTTCAACCACTGAAATCTTATTGGAGTTAGGCTTGAAGGATAAAATTGCTGGCATGCTTAACCCTGATAATGCCGTGACTGACAAATACAAGGATGCGATTGCGACGATTCCTCAAATTGGGGATAAAAAAACAGTCTCACAAGAGACAGTCCTTTCTTATGAGCCAGATGCTGTGATGGGTCGAAACATGATGTTTTCTGAAAAATCCTTGGGGACAGTTAGCACTTGGAATGAAAATAAAATCCCAGTCTATACGCAAAAAGCTTCTCTCTCAACGATTCAGCAAGATTTGGGGAATATTGTAGAAGATGTCAAAAATCTGGGAATGATTTTTAATGTTCAGGACAAGGCTAACGAATACGCAGCTCAATTACAAGCTAAAATTGACGCTGTTAAGAAAGCAAACCCAGAAAGCCAAGGTGAGAAGAAAAAGGCTTTGATTATGGTTGCATATAACGACGAAACCTTCGGTGCTTACAAGTCTGCTTTGCAAGAAAGTTTGTTGAATCAACTTGGTTATACCAACGTTGCAACGGGAACATCAGGATTGACCTTGGAAAATCTCGTGTCAATGGATCCTGAGTTGATTATCTATGTAACCAGTGACCGCAATAAAAAATTGGATACCAACGCAGTAGAGTTGATGAAGGCAAATGAAGTTTTAGAAAACGTTCCTGCAATTAAGAATCAAAAAATCATGACCATTTCTTACGATGAGTTGATGGACTATGGTCCAGCAGTGATTGATTCCCTTGAGAAAATCAATGACTTTATCAATAAATAA
- a CDS encoding phosphoglycerate mutase: MVKLVFARHGESEWNKANLFTGWADVDLSEKGTQQAIDAGKLIKEAGIEFDQAYTSVLKRAIKTTNLALEASDQLWVPVEKSWRLNERHYGGLTGKNKAEAAEQFGDEQVHIWRRSYDVLPPNMDRDDEHSAHTDRRYASLDDSVIPDAENLKVTLERALPFWEDKIAPALKDGKNVFVGAHGNSIRALVKHIKRLSDDEIMDVEIPNFPPLVFEFDEKLNVVSEYYLGK; this comes from the coding sequence ATGGTAAAATTGGTTTTTGCTCGCCACGGTGAGTCTGAATGGAACAAAGCTAACCTTTTCACTGGTTGGGCTGATGTTGATTTGTCTGAAAAAGGTACACAACAAGCGATTGACGCTGGTAAATTGATCAAAGAAGCTGGTATCGAATTTGACCAAGCTTACACTTCAGTATTGAAACGTGCGATCAAAACAACAAACTTGGCTCTTGAAGCTTCTGACCAATTGTGGGTTCCAGTTGAAAAATCATGGCGCTTGAACGAACGTCACTACGGTGGTTTGACTGGTAAAAACAAGGCTGAAGCTGCTGAACAATTTGGTGATGAGCAAGTTCACATCTGGCGTCGTTCATACGATGTATTGCCTCCAAACATGGACCGTGATGATGAGCATTCAGCTCACACTGACCGTCGTTACGCTTCACTTGACGACTCAGTTATCCCAGATGCTGAAAACTTGAAAGTGACTTTGGAACGTGCCCTTCCATTCTGGGAAGACAAAATCGCTCCAGCACTTAAAGATGGTAAAAACGTATTCGTAGGAGCTCACGGTAACTCAATCCGTGCCCTTGTAAAACACATCAAACGCTTGTCAGACGACGAAATCATGGACGTGGAAATCCCTAACTTCCCACCATTGGTATTCGAATTCGACGAAAAATTGAATGTAGTTTCTGAATACTACCTTGGAAAATAA
- a CDS encoding FecCD family ABC transporter permease: MLSKFSGSRRDLQFLLLLGILLAVLGISLFLAVSMGSVAINLGDTYRIILSRLGFPLEIGEVSKSTLAIVWNMRFPRVLLGLIVGAGLSMCGSVMQSTVNNPIAEPYVLGISAGATLGATLSIILGLKLVISLGAFLGAILATIAVLIIASMQGRMTTSSLILSGTVVNALFLAFSNFIISVGANADSVMTIKFWTMGSLAGTTWSDLVLPTIVVGMAFLFFSTQYRVFNAMMMGDEAALTLGIPLRFYWYLYVTVVAVLTAVLVATCGIIGFVGLITPHLARGLVGTNYRRLFPVATLLGALFVIWADVLSRIIIPNAELPIGIFTALVGAPFFIYIVGGRRREVRA, translated from the coding sequence ATGCTTTCCAAATTTTCTGGAAGCCGACGGGACCTGCAATTTTTGTTACTTTTAGGTATTTTGCTAGCTGTTTTAGGGATTTCCCTCTTTCTAGCAGTTTCTATGGGATCCGTTGCGATTAATTTAGGCGATACCTATCGGATTATTTTGAGCAGGTTGGGTTTTCCTCTTGAGATAGGAGAGGTTTCCAAGTCCACTCTTGCCATTGTATGGAACATGAGATTCCCCCGAGTGTTGCTGGGTCTGATAGTAGGGGCTGGTCTTTCTATGTGTGGTAGCGTGATGCAGTCTACAGTGAACAATCCCATCGCAGAGCCTTATGTCTTAGGAATCTCTGCGGGTGCAACTCTAGGAGCAACCTTAAGCATCATTCTTGGTTTAAAATTGGTGATTAGCCTTGGAGCTTTTTTAGGAGCTATTTTGGCAACAATTGCTGTCCTTATCATTGCCTCTATGCAGGGCAGGATGACGACTTCCAGTCTGATCTTATCAGGAACGGTTGTCAATGCTCTCTTTCTGGCATTTTCCAACTTTATTATCTCAGTTGGCGCTAATGCGGACAGTGTGATGACCATTAAGTTTTGGACCATGGGCTCGCTTGCCGGGACTACCTGGTCTGACTTAGTCCTGCCAACTATAGTAGTAGGAATGGCCTTTCTATTTTTCTCTACTCAGTATCGTGTTTTTAATGCGATGATGATGGGAGATGAGGCTGCTTTAACTTTGGGAATTCCCTTACGCTTCTATTGGTATCTTTACGTGACCGTGGTGGCTGTGCTGACAGCTGTCTTGGTGGCAACTTGTGGGATTATTGGATTTGTTGGTCTGATTACTCCTCACTTAGCTCGAGGGTTAGTAGGAACGAATTACAGGAGACTTTTTCCTGTTGCGACCTTGCTGGGTGCCCTCTTTGTCATCTGGGCAGATGTACTCTCCCGTATCATCATTCCAAACGCTGAGTTGCCGATTGGTATTTTCACAGCCTTGGTAGGTGCTCCCTTCTTTATCTACATTGTTGGAGGTAGGCGAAGGGAGGTGAGGGCCTGA
- a CDS encoding CadD family cadmium resistance transporter, with protein MGQTIISAIGVYISTSIDYLIILIILFAQLSQNKQKWHIYAGQYLGTGLLVGASLVAAYVVNFVPEEWMVGLLGLIPIYLGIRFAIVGEGEEEEEEIIERLEQSKANQLFWTVTLLTIASGGDNLGIYIPYFASLDWSQTLVALLVFVIGIIIFCEISRMLSSIPLIFETIEKYERIIVPIVFILLGLYIMYENGTIETFLIV; from the coding sequence ATGGGACAGACAATCATATCTGCTATTGGTGTTTATATTTCCACCAGTATCGATTATTTAATTATTTTAATTATTTTATTTGCACAGCTATCACAGAATAAACAGAAATGGCATATTTATGCGGGGCAATATCTAGGAACAGGCTTACTTGTAGGGGCGAGTTTAGTTGCTGCTTATGTCGTTAATTTCGTGCCTGAAGAATGGATGGTTGGATTGCTTGGTTTAATCCCTATCTATTTAGGGATTCGCTTTGCAATTGTTGGAGAAGGTGAGGAAGAAGAGGAAGAAATTATTGAAAGATTAGAACAAAGCAAGGCAAATCAACTGTTTTGGACAGTTACATTGCTGACAATTGCGTCTGGCGGAGATAATTTAGGTATCTATATACCTTATTTTGCTTCGTTAGATTGGTCACAGACCCTCGTGGCGTTGCTTGTGTTTGTAATCGGCATAATTATCTTTTGCGAGATTAGTCGGATGTTATCCTCTATTCCGTTAATATTCGAGACAATTGAAAAATACGAGCGAATCATTGTGCCCATAGTATTCATTCTACTTGGACTATACATCATGTATGAAAATGGCACGATAGAGACTTTTCTGATCGTGTAG
- a CDS encoding ABC transporter ATP-binding protein, giving the protein MDLICQDVHFGLGEKKILKGVSLKVEGHQFHTILGPNGSGKTSLLKLLYRQEKADKGLIRLDEKPLEHWSLKETAKQMAVVTQFNQLQFDCTVEEIVLLGRTPHLSFLQKEKERDYALVQDALVKVDMLEKKTRLYSSLSGGEKQRVLLARALAQEPTLLLLDEPTNHLDIKYQLDLLAIVKNLKVNVLAVLHDIQLACRYSDYLYLMKEGEILYQGIPKETITPESLQTVYGVQSQVTWTEDQQAMIHYL; this is encoded by the coding sequence ATGGACTTGATTTGTCAGGATGTCCACTTTGGACTAGGAGAGAAAAAAATCCTCAAAGGAGTTTCTCTTAAGGTTGAGGGGCATCAATTTCACACGATACTAGGACCAAATGGAAGTGGAAAGACCAGCCTGCTTAAACTTCTCTATCGTCAGGAAAAGGCGGACAAAGGCTTGATAAGACTAGATGAAAAGCCACTGGAGCATTGGTCACTCAAAGAAACAGCCAAGCAAATGGCAGTTGTAACCCAGTTTAATCAATTGCAGTTTGATTGTACAGTTGAGGAAATTGTCTTGCTGGGAAGAACGCCCCACCTGTCTTTTTTACAGAAGGAAAAGGAAAGAGATTATGCCCTCGTTCAAGATGCTCTCGTCAAGGTGGATATGCTTGAGAAGAAAACTCGTCTCTATTCGTCTCTGTCAGGGGGGGAGAAACAACGAGTCTTATTAGCCCGCGCCTTGGCGCAAGAACCGACTCTCTTGCTCCTGGACGAACCTACCAATCACCTGGATATCAAGTACCAGTTAGACTTGTTGGCCATTGTGAAGAATCTCAAGGTCAATGTTCTAGCTGTCCTACATGACATTCAACTTGCTTGTCGCTATTCGGATTATCTCTATCTGATGAAGGAGGGGGAAATCCTTTACCAAGGTATTCCAAAGGAGACCATCACCCCTGAGTCATTGCAAACTGTATACGGAGTTCAAAGTCAGGTTACTTGGACCGAGGATCAGCAAGCCATGATTCACTATTTATAA